TGGCAATCGTTTTTTTGACCTTTGTGACGAAAACCTCCATACAAAGCTCGTCACCTGGAAAGACTGGTCTTCTTATTTTACAGTCATTTATTTTTGCTAATAACGCCCATTTGCCTTCATGTTTTTTTTCACTGTGAATGGCTACTGCTGTTACTTGAGCAATTGCTTCAATGATTAACACTCCCGGCAAAATAGGGCTTTTTGGGTTTTGACCTGTAGCAAATGTGTCTTCTTTACTGATTTGCTTAACACCTACAGCCATTTTGCCAGCCTTCAATTCCAAGATTTCATCTACGAGGGGCAGCGGATAGCGGTTTAAAATATCTTTTACAATGGCTAAATCAATCATTGCTTTTTCCCTCTTGCATCCAGCTGCAGCTGCAGACTTGCCATAACATCAGTCATT
This DNA window, taken from Niallia sp. Man26, encodes the following:
- the fabZ gene encoding 3-hydroxyacyl-ACP dehydratase FabZ, encoding MIDLAIVKDILNRYPLPLVDEILELKAGKMAVGVKQISKEDTFATGQNPKSPILPGVLIIEAIAQVTAVAIHSEKKHEGKWALLAKINDCKIRRPVFPGDELCMEVFVTKVKKTIAKAKGIATVRGELICETELLFSFK